The Litchfieldia alkalitelluris genome has a window encoding:
- a CDS encoding patatin-like phospholipase family protein has product MKKPKIGLALGSGGARGFAHLGIIKILKEENIPIDLIAGSSMGALVGAFYGAGQDINKLYKLANAFKRKYYLDFTVPKMGFIAGNRVRELIRIFTKDKTIEELDIPVSIVATDLLKGERVVFNKGSIAKAVRASIAIPGIFVPEKVNGRLLVDGGVVDKVPISVVKEMGADIIIAVDVSSVKISEEITTIYDVILQSIDIMQNEIVKYKELDVDIMIRPLVTQYSSRAFTNIDDIIRLGEESAKEMLPQIKSVIEDWKEQNK; this is encoded by the coding sequence TTGAAAAAACCTAAGATTGGATTGGCATTAGGTTCGGGTGGAGCAAGGGGATTTGCTCATCTGGGAATTATAAAAATCCTTAAAGAAGAAAATATTCCTATAGACTTGATTGCTGGTAGTAGCATGGGAGCACTTGTTGGTGCATTCTATGGAGCGGGGCAAGATATTAATAAATTGTATAAGCTTGCAAATGCATTTAAGAGGAAATATTATCTTGATTTTACAGTTCCTAAAATGGGTTTTATTGCTGGTAATCGTGTGAGAGAGCTTATCCGTATCTTTACAAAGGATAAAACAATTGAAGAATTAGATATCCCTGTTTCCATTGTTGCTACTGACTTATTAAAGGGAGAGAGAGTAGTGTTTAATAAAGGATCAATTGCTAAGGCTGTACGTGCAAGTATTGCCATTCCCGGAATTTTTGTCCCTGAAAAGGTAAATGGTCGATTACTAGTGGATGGTGGAGTAGTTGATAAAGTTCCAATCTCTGTAGTCAAAGAAATGGGAGCTGATATTATTATTGCTGTTGATGTTTCTTCTGTAAAAATAAGTGAGGAAATTACGACCATATATGATGTTATCCTACAAAGTATAGATATCATGCAAAATGAGATTGTTAAATATAAAGAACTAGATGTGGATATTATGATCAGACCTCTTGTCACACAGTATAGCTCTCGAGCATTTACAAATATTGATGATATCATAAGGTTAGGGGAAGAATCAGCTAAAGAGATGCTTCCACAAATAAAGAGTGTTATTGAAGATTGGAAGGAGCAAAATAAATAA
- the ylbJ gene encoding sporulation integral membrane protein YlbJ, which produces MVQSRLKTILLATSATLLAVALISFPKDALDASKAGLSMWWEVVFPSLLPFFIVSELLIGFGIVKFIGVLLEPLMRPLFRVPGVGGFVWVMGLASGFPAGAKYTARLRQEKQLTAYEAERLVCFTNASNPLFIFGAIAVGFFHNPQVGILLAVAHYLGNICVGLIMRFYGPKEKLNENEKRKGTYFREALRTLHHTRLNEKRPFGKLLGDAVTSSIQTLLMVGGFIILFSVFNRLLSLVNISEAISVALSFVLVLFNLPTELSLPLISGLFEITLGSQLTSQTSVTLLYQMIITSFILGFCGFSVQAQVASILAETDIRFKPFFFARIIHGFIAAFLTLILWKPLYLNLQDPSNANHSVTVFFQYHTETKLVPLWESMISIGPLVTIISLLIYIGVFTKRLVKN; this is translated from the coding sequence TTGGTACAATCGAGGCTGAAGACAATATTATTAGCAACAAGCGCAACACTACTAGCTGTTGCCCTTATATCATTTCCAAAGGATGCTTTAGATGCTTCAAAAGCAGGATTGAGTATGTGGTGGGAAGTAGTATTCCCATCACTATTACCATTTTTTATTGTTTCAGAATTGTTAATCGGTTTTGGAATTGTTAAATTTATCGGAGTTTTACTTGAACCACTTATGAGACCTTTATTTAGAGTACCTGGAGTAGGAGGTTTTGTCTGGGTAATGGGATTAGCCTCAGGATTTCCTGCGGGAGCTAAATATACCGCTCGTCTTAGACAAGAAAAACAACTTACAGCATATGAAGCGGAGAGGTTGGTTTGCTTTACCAATGCTTCAAACCCATTATTCATTTTTGGAGCGATTGCAGTAGGATTCTTTCATAATCCTCAAGTAGGAATATTATTAGCAGTTGCTCACTATCTAGGCAATATCTGTGTTGGACTAATCATGAGATTTTATGGCCCGAAGGAGAAATTAAACGAGAATGAAAAACGAAAAGGAACATACTTTAGAGAAGCATTAAGGACCCTACATCATACCCGCTTAAATGAGAAAAGACCATTCGGGAAGCTTCTCGGGGATGCGGTCACCTCTTCCATTCAAACTTTATTAATGGTTGGAGGATTTATTATTTTGTTTTCTGTTTTTAATAGACTGCTTTCACTAGTAAATATTTCAGAGGCCATTTCCGTTGCTTTATCCTTTGTTTTAGTTTTATTCAACCTGCCAACAGAACTTAGTTTACCACTCATTTCAGGTTTATTTGAGATTACACTTGGGAGCCAATTGACTAGCCAGACTAGTGTCACACTGTTATACCAAATGATTATTACTAGCTTCATCTTAGGATTTTGTGGATTTTCTGTACAAGCACAGGTAGCTAGTATCCTTGCTGAAACAGATATACGTTTTAAACCTTTTTTCTTTGCAAGAATCATTCACGGTTTTATTGCTGCGTTTCTAACACTAATACTATGGAAGCCACTATATTTAAATTTACAAGATCCATCAAATGCTAATCACTCAGTCACCGTGTTTTTTCAATATCACACTGAGACGAAACTCGTTCCACTTTGGGAGAGTATGATCAGTATTGGTCCATTAGTGACAATCATTTCACTATTAATTTACATAGGGGTTTTCACTAAAAGACTTGTGAAAAACTAA
- the coaD gene encoding pantetheine-phosphate adenylyltransferase, translating to MTRIAVCPGSFDPITYGHLDIIKRGANVFDVVYVGVLNNSTKSPLFTVEERIELIKEVTKDIPNVKVDAFSGLLVDYAREKKANVILRGLRAVSDFEYEMQITSMNRILEEDIETFFMMTNNQYSFLSSSIVKEVAKYKGNIADLVPTAVENALMLKFKQN from the coding sequence TTGACTAGAATAGCCGTTTGTCCAGGGAGCTTTGATCCAATTACATATGGCCATCTGGATATAATTAAACGAGGGGCCAATGTATTTGATGTAGTCTATGTAGGAGTATTAAATAACTCTACTAAAAGTCCGCTTTTTACTGTAGAAGAAAGAATAGAGCTTATAAAAGAGGTAACAAAGGACATACCGAATGTGAAAGTTGATGCGTTTAGTGGCTTATTAGTGGATTATGCTAGAGAAAAAAAAGCAAATGTTATTCTAAGAGGCCTCAGAGCCGTATCAGACTTTGAATATGAAATGCAAATAACGTCAATGAATAGAATTTTAGAAGAAGATATAGAAACATTTTTTATGATGACTAATAATCAATATTCGTTTTTAAGTTCAAGCATTGTAAAAGAGGTTGCAAAATATAAAGGAAATATCGCAGATTTAGTTCCAACTGCTGTTGAGAATGCTTTGATGTTAAAATTCAAACAGAATTAA
- the rsmD gene encoding 16S rRNA (guanine(966)-N(2))-methyltransferase RsmD codes for MRVISGTCKGRPLKAVPGTTTRPTTDKVKEAIFNMIGPFFDGGEALDLFGGSGGLGIEALSRGIDKVIFVDKEFKAIQTIKENISNCGFTDRVEIYRNDANRALKAIIKREIRFDYIFLDPPYNNNQLKALIAMIADYHLLSENGYIVAEHDHEMNLPEVIGNLSIIKKEKYGITAITVYQTQGEPEGGSELD; via the coding sequence ATGAGAGTAATATCTGGCACCTGTAAAGGCAGACCATTAAAAGCAGTACCTGGAACAACAACAAGACCTACAACCGACAAAGTAAAGGAAGCAATCTTTAATATGATCGGTCCTTTTTTTGACGGAGGGGAAGCCCTTGACTTATTCGGTGGCAGTGGTGGTTTAGGAATTGAGGCTTTAAGTCGTGGTATTGATAAGGTTATTTTTGTGGATAAGGAATTTAAAGCTATTCAAACAATTAAAGAAAATATTTCAAACTGTGGTTTTACGGATCGAGTTGAAATTTATAGAAATGATGCAAATAGGGCTCTAAAAGCAATCATAAAAAGGGAAATACGTTTTGATTATATTTTCCTGGATCCACCATACAATAATAATCAATTGAAAGCGCTTATCGCTATGATTGCTGACTATCATCTTTTAAGTGAAAATGGCTATATCGTTGCAGAACATGACCATGAAATGAACCTCCCCGAAGTTATAGGTAATTTATCAATTATTAAGAAAGAAAAGTATGGAATTACTGCTATTACTGTATATCAAACCCAAGGTGAACCGGAAGGGGGAAGTGAACTTGACTAG
- a CDS encoding YlbG family protein, whose product MFGQRQGIIVYLHSLKHIKSMRRFGNIHYVSKRLKYMVIYNDMENIESIINKLNSLPYVKQVEPSYKPFLKLEYENSNPDKAKEYDYKIGL is encoded by the coding sequence ATGTTTGGACAAAGGCAAGGTATTATTGTATATTTACATTCATTGAAACACATCAAATCAATGAGAAGGTTTGGAAATATCCACTATGTCTCGAAAAGATTAAAATACATGGTTATTTATAATGATATGGAGAATATCGAGTCAATTATTAATAAACTTAATTCTTTGCCATATGTAAAACAGGTTGAACCTTCATACAAACCATTCCTAAAATTAGAATACGAAAATTCAAATCCTGACAAAGCGAAAGAATATGATTATAAAATTGGACTTTAA
- a CDS encoding YlbF family regulator: protein MLATLERLEILDFTDEIANMILQSELMNEYHRSLYTLKHDKEAQELISQFEKMKEHYEDVQRFGKYHPDYRSITLKTRELKRNLDLNETIASFKKAEQEIQTLLDDLSRLIGTAVSEHIKVPTGNPYFDSLSSCSGGCGSGGSCGCK, encoded by the coding sequence ATGCTTGCTACATTAGAAAGACTAGAAATACTTGATTTTACCGATGAGATAGCAAACATGATCCTACAATCTGAGTTGATGAACGAATATCATCGTTCTTTATATACGCTTAAGCATGATAAGGAAGCACAGGAACTAATTTCTCAATTTGAAAAGATGAAAGAGCATTATGAGGACGTACAACGATTTGGGAAATATCATCCTGACTACCGCTCTATTACACTAAAAACCCGTGAATTAAAAAGAAATCTGGATTTAAACGAAACAATTGCTTCTTTCAAAAAAGCAGAACAAGAAATTCAGACACTTTTAGATGATTTAAGCAGGTTAATTGGAACAGCTGTTTCCGAACATATAAAGGTTCCTACTGGCAATCCTTACTTTGACTCATTATCTTCTTGTTCAGGTGGTTGTGGTAGTGGAGGAAGTTGTGGATGTAAATAG
- a CDS encoding ATP-grasp domain-containing protein — MKLITFNPFRTIGMPNTSYIKPEQMFREMERIKNADFLLFPETWQVNSLVYGLNKQIFPSIQSLQLGYSKIEMTRALWTVCPEYVPYTEILGNTKTNIDSVLNTFPFPFVAKESRNSMGKGVFLIENEQDFLDYATKVDTFYIQEYLENDGRDLRVCIIGDEIVAAYWRIGANGEFLHNVARGGDISYDFIPQDACELVLSVAKQLNINHAGFDIMYSNNKPYILEFNILFGNQGTINLPVSLESKIYEYLLKQHPFPGPIAPISGERIS, encoded by the coding sequence ATGAAACTTATAACATTCAATCCTTTTAGAACTATAGGAATGCCTAATACTAGTTATATAAAACCTGAGCAGATGTTCCGTGAAATGGAACGAATTAAAAATGCAGACTTCTTATTATTTCCAGAAACATGGCAAGTAAACTCCTTAGTTTATGGATTAAACAAACAAATCTTCCCTAGTATTCAGTCTCTTCAATTAGGCTATAGCAAAATTGAAATGACTAGAGCACTTTGGACAGTTTGCCCAGAGTATGTACCGTATACAGAGATTTTAGGAAACACGAAAACAAACATTGATTCAGTTTTAAATACGTTCCCTTTCCCGTTTGTAGCAAAAGAAAGTAGAAATTCGATGGGTAAAGGTGTATTCCTCATTGAAAATGAACAAGATTTTTTAGACTATGCAACCAAAGTTGATACTTTTTATATACAGGAATATTTAGAAAATGATGGTAGAGACCTAAGAGTTTGTATTATCGGCGACGAAATCGTAGCAGCCTATTGGCGAATTGGTGCAAATGGTGAATTTCTTCATAATGTAGCCCGAGGTGGAGATATATCTTATGACTTTATTCCACAAGATGCATGTGAGTTAGTTTTATCTGTTGCCAAACAACTAAATATAAACCATGCGGGTTTTGATATTATGTATAGTAACAATAAACCATATATATTAGAATTCAATATACTTTTTGGCAATCAAGGAACTATCAACCTTCCAGTTTCGCTTGAATCTAAAATATATGAGTATCTTTTAAAACAACATCCATTCCCAGGACCTATCGCACCTATAAGTGGTGAAAGGATTTCTTAA
- a CDS encoding YlbE-like family protein, with product MRRDVVDWLQNDKKLNLFVRHNPIWYRKLSRNPHNRQQLELHAKNYYKQTIPHKVEKFSNSLGFASMMMEMYKAMRNGD from the coding sequence TTGCGTAGGGATGTAGTTGACTGGTTACAAAACGATAAAAAGCTAAACTTATTTGTTCGTCATAACCCAATTTGGTATAGAAAACTTTCTAGAAACCCACATAACAGACAACAATTAGAATTACATGCTAAGAATTATTATAAACAAACTATACCACATAAAGTTGAGAAATTTTCAAATTCACTAGGTTTTGCTTCAATGATGATGGAAATGTATAAAGCTATGAGAAATGGTGACTAA
- the ylbD gene encoding YlbD family protein: MGKQKVHPTIEEFKNFVKKHPKLIQEVRNGNKSWQVLYEDWYLLGENDDTWSKYKMESTKGNDEEKDKKSDFIEKFLSTIKNVKMNDVQEQITNVGSAITTIQQVIHQFQGGSKDKSINNEPEQKHPFAFRKD, from the coding sequence ATGGGAAAACAAAAAGTACATCCAACCATTGAGGAGTTTAAAAATTTTGTTAAAAAACATCCGAAGTTGATTCAAGAGGTACGTAATGGTAATAAGTCTTGGCAGGTCTTATATGAAGATTGGTATTTACTGGGAGAAAATGATGATACTTGGAGCAAATATAAGATGGAGTCTACAAAGGGTAATGATGAAGAAAAAGATAAAAAATCTGATTTTATCGAAAAGTTCTTATCAACGATTAAAAACGTGAAGATGAATGATGTGCAAGAACAGATTACGAATGTTGGAAGTGCAATTACTACGATACAACAGGTAATCCATCAATTTCAGGGTGGCTCAAAAGACAAATCAATCAATAATGAACCAGAGCAGAAGCACCCCTTTGCGTTTAGGAAGGATTAA
- a CDS encoding PaaI family thioesterase — MDEQLLHKINDYYSKATDLEKKTFEQVINGLIRKQEKPSSSYLGELLQVQSNFVDNQLEMIIPNTEIIQNSLNIVHGGITATLIDSAMGSLIFKLLPNHQAAVTTELKINYLAPGLGSFIKCIASLIHKGSNLIVTEAKVYREDGKLMAHATGSFFIIKRKHELK; from the coding sequence GTGGATGAGCAACTATTACATAAAATAAACGATTACTATAGCAAGGCAACGGATCTGGAAAAGAAAACCTTTGAACAGGTCATAAATGGGTTAATCAGAAAACAAGAAAAGCCCTCTTCATCTTATTTAGGAGAACTCCTTCAAGTACAGAGTAATTTTGTTGACAATCAACTTGAGATGATTATACCTAATACTGAAATCATTCAGAACTCGCTAAACATAGTTCACGGTGGAATAACAGCCACTTTAATTGATTCTGCAATGGGGTCTTTAATTTTCAAATTACTTCCTAATCACCAAGCTGCTGTTACGACAGAATTAAAGATCAATTATTTGGCTCCTGGTTTAGGATCCTTCATAAAGTGCATTGCATCACTTATCCATAAAGGATCTAATTTAATTGTTACAGAAGCAAAAGTTTATCGAGAAGATGGAAAATTAATGGCACATGCTACTGGAAGTTTCTTTATTATCAAACGCAAACATGAGCTTAAATGA
- a CDS encoding CAP domain-containing protein, whose translation MKNTTIIIVFLFIISSIYFYSTNREIKQVTKDNDSNVIAPLPNTDKELTESLVQNTKSTQSQIKQGILTYIGMSIEELQEVLGEPMRIDPSSYDYDWWVYNEDYEKYLQIGVEGNKVVTIFAIGEQLEISPFKIGQSFAEINKNYSFEKSIAFTAQRNSYRFELNEDERKTRPIIKMGDVFVQLYFDNFTEKLSSVRMMNADTLVKLRPYELIYRGELLSAQELSDKEWKEVERGNEAQILDITNVIRLRHGLGIVKLDEQTSKVAYKHSKDMNQSDYFSHTSPTTGGLANRLAEGEVIYQLAGENIAAMYVDGIAAVEGWLNSEGHRETLLNEKFTHLGVGVFEKHYTQNFVQKWE comes from the coding sequence TTGAAAAACACAACAATTATTATTGTATTTCTATTCATTATTTCTAGTATTTATTTCTATTCTACTAATAGAGAGATCAAGCAAGTAACCAAGGACAATGATTCAAATGTTATCGCTCCTTTACCTAACACAGATAAAGAATTAACTGAATCTCTTGTCCAAAATACTAAGAGTACACAAAGCCAAATTAAACAAGGGATACTTACATATATAGGCATGTCAATTGAGGAATTACAGGAGGTCCTTGGTGAACCAATGAGAATTGATCCTTCTTCTTATGACTATGACTGGTGGGTATACAATGAAGATTATGAAAAATACTTACAGATAGGTGTGGAAGGAAATAAGGTAGTAACCATTTTTGCAATCGGTGAACAATTAGAAATAAGTCCATTTAAAATAGGGCAGTCTTTCGCTGAGATTAACAAAAATTATTCGTTTGAAAAATCAATTGCTTTTACAGCCCAAAGAAACTCATATCGTTTTGAGTTAAATGAGGATGAAAGAAAAACAAGACCCATTATTAAGATGGGAGATGTATTTGTACAACTATATTTTGATAATTTTACAGAAAAGCTTTCAAGTGTAAGGATGATGAATGCTGATACCCTAGTGAAACTGAGGCCATATGAGTTAATTTACCGAGGGGAGTTACTATCTGCTCAAGAGCTATCCGACAAAGAATGGAAAGAGGTTGAAAGGGGGAATGAGGCACAAATATTAGACATTACAAATGTGATACGACTAAGACATGGTTTAGGGATAGTTAAATTAGACGAACAAACCTCAAAGGTTGCTTATAAGCATAGCAAAGATATGAATCAGAGTGACTATTTCTCGCATACATCTCCTACTACTGGTGGGTTAGCCAACCGTCTTGCTGAAGGGGAAGTAATTTATCAATTGGCAGGTGAGAATATCGCTGCCATGTATGTAGATGGGATAGCTGCAGTAGAGGGGTGGCTAAATAGCGAAGGGCACCGTGAAACATTGCTTAATGAAAAATTCACCCATTTAGGTGTAGGGGTATTTGAGAAGCATTACACTCAAAATTTTGTGCAAAAATGGGAATGA
- a CDS encoding CBS domain-containing protein — protein MKTVRDVMTSNVDCCTPLDNVYEVAVKMKELDVGAIPIVDNESNTLLGMITDRDLVIRGYAEKRSGSNQVTNVMSEDVITVPPNTSLKEASGIMAEHQIRRLPVVDNGQLVGIVSLGDLAVEKMSNESAGYALTEISESEQVHH, from the coding sequence ATGAAAACTGTACGTGATGTAATGACGTCCAATGTAGACTGTTGTACACCATTAGATAATGTGTATGAAGTTGCTGTTAAAATGAAGGAATTAGATGTTGGGGCAATTCCCATTGTTGATAATGAGTCTAATACATTATTAGGAATGATTACAGACCGCGACCTTGTAATCAGAGGATATGCTGAGAAACGATCGGGATCTAATCAGGTTACAAATGTTATGAGTGAGGATGTAATCACAGTTCCACCTAACACTTCATTAAAAGAAGCATCGGGTATAATGGCTGAACATCAGATTCGACGTCTTCCTGTTGTCGATAATGGTCAACTAGTAGGAATTGTTTCATTAGGTGACCTTGCAGTTGAAAAAATGTCTAATGAAAGTGCAGGTTATGCATTAACTGAAATATCCGAAAGTGAACAAGTGCATCATTAG
- a CDS encoding YugN family protein, with amino-acid sequence MKFENTGIENATVELERLNDVMKELGFVLAGQWDYERVTYDKKFELKDEVFYLRVQGYTTEGEVEGKHAIIKLLTPLLGKHYYPHGVEYGEGEKFPKVIVEQSTRLLNQLKLDLEKIK; translated from the coding sequence ATGAAATTTGAAAATACTGGTATTGAAAATGCCACTGTCGAGTTAGAACGTTTAAATGATGTCATGAAGGAATTAGGTTTTGTACTTGCGGGACAATGGGACTATGAGCGAGTTACATATGATAAAAAGTTTGAGTTAAAGGATGAAGTATTCTACCTTCGAGTACAAGGTTATACTACTGAAGGTGAAGTGGAAGGAAAACATGCGATCATAAAGTTGCTTACTCCTTTATTAGGGAAACATTATTATCCTCATGGAGTCGAGTATGGTGAGGGAGAAAAATTCCCAAAAGTAATTGTGGAGCAATCGACACGTTTATTGAATCAACTTAAATTAGATTTAGAAAAAATTAAATAA
- a CDS encoding Asp23/Gls24 family envelope stress response protein, whose product MLKQDLSHGTLYITEEVLSIITSICINEFSGISVYTTKFGPEIIQKITSNFNKNNIVIKQNENEIVIEVKVSISFGLNVIQSCENLQELIVNEIEEITGLHVTSVHIIIEDINTVA is encoded by the coding sequence TTGTTAAAGCAAGATCTAAGTCATGGTACCCTTTATATAACCGAAGAAGTTTTGTCGATTATCACTTCTATTTGTATTAATGAATTTTCCGGGATTTCAGTATATACAACGAAATTTGGTCCGGAAATTATACAAAAGATAACAAGTAATTTTAATAAGAATAACATTGTGATAAAACAGAATGAAAATGAGATTGTAATTGAGGTGAAAGTTTCAATTTCCTTTGGACTTAATGTGATTCAATCTTGCGAAAACCTGCAAGAGCTCATAGTTAATGAAATTGAAGAAATCACTGGTTTGCATGTAACAAGCGTTCATATTATTATAGAGGACATTAATACTGTAGCATAA
- the ytvI gene encoding sporulation integral membrane protein YtvI: MSQLFSKRVLLISLSLIILVVIAFFILPVSVPLIIAFITALFLEPIIKIMQKRLQLKRNISVLITFILFLLALIVSGYFLTTKIIGEAINIIENAPLYINEINRVIHQLERDLALKSQDLPPEFVAVISKQLEGFLLTLQTYIVSYLNIDNLKSLLTNIPNFLVSFLVYVIALFLFMLDIPNMRQRVNAHLTERTADKVNFMVSRLSYVVLGFMKAQFLVSVLIFITSLIGLFFITPEVAFVMAFVIWIIDIIPIIGSIIIMLPWALFHLITGDIVLGTKLAILGAILLVIRRTIEPKVMGTHIGLSPLSTLIAMYLGLKLFGILGFIIGPMILIAFNSAREAGIIKLNFKL; encoded by the coding sequence TTGTCTCAGCTATTTTCTAAACGAGTCCTTTTAATTTCATTAAGTCTAATTATACTCGTTGTAATTGCATTCTTTATCTTGCCAGTTTCAGTGCCACTAATCATTGCCTTTATAACAGCTCTTTTTTTAGAGCCTATTATAAAAATAATGCAGAAAAGGCTTCAACTAAAACGTAATATTTCAGTACTTATCACTTTTATTTTATTTTTGTTAGCACTTATCGTAAGCGGATATTTTCTAACAACCAAGATTATTGGGGAAGCAATAAATATTATTGAGAATGCTCCTTTATATATAAATGAGATTAATAGGGTCATACATCAGTTAGAGAGAGACCTTGCTTTAAAATCTCAGGATCTCCCACCCGAATTTGTTGCGGTAATAAGTAAACAATTAGAAGGCTTTTTGTTAACACTACAAACTTATATTGTATCTTATTTAAATATTGACAACTTAAAATCACTATTAACCAACATACCGAACTTCCTAGTTAGCTTTCTTGTTTATGTAATTGCTTTATTCTTATTTATGTTAGATATTCCCAACATGCGTCAAAGAGTAAATGCTCATTTAACTGAAAGAACAGCAGACAAAGTTAATTTTATGGTTTCTAGACTCTCATATGTAGTACTTGGTTTTATGAAGGCACAATTTCTCGTAAGTGTATTGATCTTTATTACATCACTTATCGGTTTGTTTTTCATAACACCCGAGGTTGCTTTTGTAATGGCATTTGTGATCTGGATTATCGACATCATTCCAATTATCGGATCTATTATAATTATGTTGCCATGGGCTCTATTCCACTTAATTACAGGTGATATTGTATTAGGGACAAAGTTAGCAATTCTTGGAGCAATATTACTCGTAATTAGACGTACAATTGAACCTAAAGTAATGGGAACCCATATTGGATTATCTCCATTGTCTACTTTAATTGCTATGTACTTAGGTTTAAAATTATTTGGTATTTTAGGGTTTATCATAGGACCAATGATTTTAATAGCTTTTAATTCAGCAAGAGAAGCAGGAATCATTAAGTTAAATTTTAAGTTATAA
- a CDS encoding GNAT family N-acetyltransferase, with product MIEIFTERLLIVPCSLDIAKSLIFHRQELEKRSPIIIPQGWPSPLVKSTLPIYIENLEEDESVYGWGLWMIIDYSEKKIIGDVYLQGKPDKRGHVNITFNMVKDLKDYSLTYEAVDALIEWLITQTEATKVITECSDSNLQYIRLFEKLGMKCTKKEGKFLMWELSEAM from the coding sequence ATGATTGAGATCTTTACTGAACGATTATTAATAGTACCTTGTTCATTAGACATCGCAAAATCACTCATTTTTCATCGACAAGAACTTGAGAAAAGGTCACCAATCATCATTCCGCAAGGCTGGCCGTCACCACTGGTTAAAAGTACGCTACCCATTTATATTGAGAATCTTGAAGAAGATGAGTCCGTTTATGGTTGGGGCCTTTGGATGATTATCGATTACTCGGAAAAGAAGATTATTGGAGATGTTTATTTGCAAGGAAAACCAGATAAACGAGGGCATGTAAATATTACTTTTAATATGGTGAAAGATCTAAAAGATTATAGTTTAACCTATGAGGCTGTAGATGCACTGATTGAATGGCTAATCACCCAGACAGAAGCCACAAAAGTTATTACGGAATGCAGCGATAGTAATTTGCAATACATCAGGTTATTTGAGAAATTAGGTATGAAATGCACAAAAAAGGAAGGGAAATTTCTGATGTGGGAACTAAGTGAAGCGATGTAA
- a CDS encoding DUF420 domain-containing protein, which produces MTNLPILPTISTIFIVLSAITVAVGWYLIVKGRVEAHKKTMTLAGIFAIIFFIIYASRTIFIGNTQFGGPDEIKIYYTVFLIFHIFLATVGAVFGIVSLLTGYKNQLIKHKKIGPITSIIWFFTATTGVAVYLLLYVFYHGGETTSVIKAILGF; this is translated from the coding sequence ATGACCAATTTACCTATATTACCAACAATAAGTACTATTTTCATAGTATTAAGTGCAATTACTGTTGCAGTAGGATGGTATTTAATTGTAAAAGGAAGAGTGGAAGCACATAAGAAGACAATGACATTAGCAGGGATTTTTGCTATTATCTTTTTCATCATTTATGCTTCTAGAACAATATTTATTGGAAACACTCAGTTTGGTGGTCCAGATGAAATCAAAATTTACTATACCGTTTTTCTAATCTTTCATATATTTTTAGCGACTGTAGGAGCAGTTTTTGGAATTGTTTCGCTCTTAACAGGCTATAAGAACCAACTAATTAAGCATAAAAAGATTGGACCAATAACAAGCATTATTTGGTTTTTTACAGCCACAACTGGTGTTGCAGTGTATCTATTATTGTATGTTTTTTATCACGGGGGAGAAACAACTTCTGTTATTAAAGCGATATTAGGGTTTTAG